The DNA region AGCTCGTGCCCGAAGGGCAGACCATGGGTAGCCGCAGGCGTAGCCTGACGGTGCGAATAACGCCACAATCCCCCTTTCTAACCTCCCCGTTGCGTTGCACGCACGGCTAACCCATGGTATCCCCTGTCGGGCGGAGAGCCTCCGCTCCCATAGCCTGCGCCTCCGGCGGAGGCGAGCTCGGAACGTGCGAGCCGACCTCCGCGATGGCCAATAGAAAAAGCTACCCGAGTGCCGTGGGCACCCCGTTAGGTGAAGGAGGCACCAACTCCGCTTTCCGCATGAACTCCCCTGCCTATGTGCCAGCCAGCTTCAGACCTCAACTTCAGAAACGATCAGTCTGATTATTGGCTCTCGAGGGCTGTTGACATGACAAGCTGCAGCTTGCATAGTTGCTTCTTGTTTGAAGTGAGATGTTCTCTTTCTTGGTAACGGATTGTCGGGGGAGTGAGGCTCGTATGAAGACGAAGTGTTTGGTTGTATTGGTTATGGTCTTTGGTCTTTGTGCAGCATTGTTGCTTGCTGCGCAGAAGGCCAAGCGGCCAAGGTTTGCGGAGATTACGACGAATAAGAGCGCGCCCAAACCTCGTGTCCAGCCTGTTGTGGTATTCCGTGAGAAGGCCAACCAGCTTGTGGTTTTCGGAGGCCGGCTTGAATCACTCACTCCGTTGGGAGACCTGTGGACTCTGAACCTGAAGACGAGGGAGTGGTCTCGGATTGAGCCCAAGGATGGTGATTTGAGGAAGCTTTGGCTTGGGATAGGCGTTTATGACACCAAAAGGGACCGGATGGTTGTCACTGTTCCGCTGGTTGAGAAGGGGATTGAGACACACTGGTATAGTTTCTCCGAGAACAAGTGGCACGATGCATCACACAGCGGTGATATTCCCACGTGCCGGATGCTGACGGCATCTGTCTATGACCCCAAGTCGGACTCGATGGTCTTTTTCGGAGGATCAGCCTGGGTCAACCCGGACAACACACGATATCGGACAGTGTATTTCAATGATGTCTATTCACTTTCGCTGGAAGATTTCAAGTGGAAGAAGTTGGAGACAAAGGGCGACATTCCCGAGCCGCGCGACCGGCACAGCGAGATATATGACCCCAAGACCGGGTCACTTCTGGTCTTCGGTGGAATTGGGACAGGTAAGGGCGGCTCTGAGATGGATTTCAGCAACGTCTATTCGCTTGACCTAGCCAAAGCTGAATGGAAGAAGATCGAGACCAAAGGCATCGTGCCTGGGTTAAGGTCAGGGCATTGTGCGGTTTACGATCCCGTCAGGCACCGTATGGTCGTTTTCGGCGGCCAGGATGATTTCAAACATAAGCATTACTTGGAGCTTCTGGCGTTGGACCTTACGACGTATGAGTGGTCGCAAATCCAGCCTGAACTGCGAATGACGCTTCAGGTGTGCGGCGCTGCCGCTGTCTGGGATTCAGTTCAGAAGCGTGCTCTACTCTTTGGCGGGAGCCAGCCGGGCAGGATGCACATGAACTCAGTCTGGGAGTTAGTCGATAACTAGCCGCCTGGGTATGCGACGACTCAAACGCACGGCGACGATGTTCGCTACCAACGCGAGTAGCCAATAGCGTCTGGATAGAACCGCTCAAACGTAGGAATGTGCGCCTTCTGCGCCAGGTACTCGCGGTCAGAGGACGTCGATCGGGCGAAGGAATCTGAACTCGCCGGGCGACGAGATGCCGCAGTAGAAGTGAATCGGCTCAATTGATAAGCCATACGGGACCTGCGCCTCAATTAGCGAATAGCGGTCGAGATAGAAGTGAACGGGCGCCGCAAACGGGATGCCGCTCGGCTCCGGCGTGAACTCCGGGTAGAACAAGAGCTGGCCATCGCCTAAATCGCAGGCGATATAGATGTCGATGTCCCGCGCCGGGCCTGGGTTGACGAGGGTGAACGTCGCCTTGACCTCGCCGACGGTCTCCGCGTTGGCCTTGTTCCAGCCGAGCGACTGGACCGAGCGCCTCAAGAACAAGTCCAAGAACGCCCTCGCGCTGAAGCTGCTGATGGGGGAGGGGTGAGGCGCGATCAGATGGCCTCTGGTCCAAAGTCAATGATGTCGCGAAGTAGGTGAGGATGAAGATCTTTGCGAGGATCACATGCCTTATGCAGAAGCCGTTTATTCTTAAGCCCACATGCGACCGTCTTGCCCTTTAGTATGTCGATTTGTTTCTCTGTCAACGGCAAAGTGATCAGTACGGGGAACCAACGGACCTCAACTTCCCCATTCATTCTTCTCTTAAGACCGCGTAGGATTCTCCGGACTTCTTCAGAAGTGTGTTTGAATTTCTGGTCGAATTTGGACCTGCCCCGAATGTCTTTCCTTTTGGGTCTTGGGAGTTGACTTCTGATCTCTGCAAGGACAATAGCGATGAAGGGCTCGCGTCCGTCATCTCGTTCATAGAGTATGATGCAATCACATTTGCGCCTTTTTTCTTTCTGAATCAAAGGCTCGCCCAAAACGACGAATGAGTCTTCTGGCACCTCTTCGGTGCAGATATGGCATTCGTGTTCCTGGTCACCTGGGAGACGGACGGGTTCTCTACATCCCTCTGGCCTGATCACCTCCTTCAGACTCGTGCGATTCTTGAGATAATCCACGGCTCCTTGGCGATCTCTCCTCAATCTACCATTCGTCATCCAAGTATTCCTTGGGATCGATCTGACGTCTGAGATCAACTAGCTCGTCATACATCGCATGGCTAACCTTGACGAATTCCTGCTCGGAGAATCCCTCCTCCGTAACCTCAAGCTCCTCAGTCCGATAGGCTGTCCCCTTCTTGATCCTGTTGTCCCTCTTGAACAGGTAGGCACCGACCTCATCATGATTGAGATAGACGTCTGGGAGGTCATCTGATTTCTCTTTGAATCGCTTTGCCCTTAGCTCGCCCCGCAAGATGTAGTTGTTGATCTGCCCAAACAGATAGTCGCTGTGCGTCGTGATGATCAAATTGACGCCCTCCCGGACGAGCTTCACAAGGTACTTGGCGAGCACTCTGATATTCGCTGGATGCAGGTGGGCCTCAGGCTCGTCGATGATGAGGGCATCTCCGGGTTTGATTGCATACCTCAAATACAGAAAGAGTGGCGCTAGCTCGGATACGCTTGATGAGGCTCTGTAAAGAGGGATTTTGCCGCCTTCGAACTCATATAGGAAAGTCGGGGGCAGATTCGGATGCGCTACTTCCAGGACTATCCGGCCCTGAATCAAATCATCGGACATCTGGATTTCCATCTTGGCAAAAGGTCCTTCTGGTTGAGGCAAATGCGTCAGGAATGTCATGAAGTTGGAGGTCACGCCAGTTATAGTGGGGATCTCCGATCTCTCGTGCCCGGCTTCGCCCATCTGACGGAAGACGCCCGAAACAAGAGGTTTATAGACCTCAAGCAAGGCTGATCTGGGGGCGGGTAGGTAGTGGAACTCGCGCTTATGCAACCTCCGCCTCTCCTCACCGAAAGCCTCCAGGAAGTCGTGCCAAAACCCAAACTGTGCAGTTCGTGCAAGGTGCGCCAGCAAGAAGGCGATCTCCTCATCGTGCGCAAGATCCGCCTCATGCTTGTCATTCGCCACGGCTTTGATCCTATCGCATATGCTGCTCAGCTTGTTCTCCGCCACAAGGGCATGCAATAGCTTCTCATTTCCCCCAATCCGTATCTCCCCTACATCCGAACCAGAGTCATACTTGAGATCTAAGTGGCGAGTTCGGCAGAGGAGTTGAAATCGCTTTTGGCCTGATCTAGCGAGGTCGGAGCCTTTCGTGCTGAACGATGTCCCGATTTGCCCTGCTATATTCTTTCGTAATAGCTCTTGCTGATCATCGAGAAGCTTGGGGAAGAACCGGCTGAGGAAACCGGCTATATCGAGTCCGCCATCCCCAAATGCGATCAAATCGGGTGCCAGAGACTTGAGGAATGCGTCATATGACTTGAACCATTCGGCTCCGGAGGGATCGGCGGAAAAAGAGAATTGATGAGAAGCTTTCTCCCTGATTCTCAATACTCGAGCCGGCATTACGGCGTACACGGAGACTATCTGCAAGGCCTTCCACAGCGAATAGAACATCGTCGCTACATACGTCTTCCCTGAGTTATTCGGGCCGATGAAGATGGTTAGTGGTTTGAGGTCGATTTCGGCCTTTCGGAGCGGGCCGAAGTTCTCGAGCGTCAGCTTGAGGTCCAGCGGTTTTGGCTTCGTCTTTTTTTTCTTCTTTGGGCTCATTCTTTGAGGCCCTCCTTTGTGCAACCGCTTCAGGGTTGATTTCTTATTCTCGTTTTCACGTTTCCGTAGGTTTCACCTACGGCTACCCACGTTATCCCCTTTCAGGGAATTGAAGGATTACAGTATTTTCTCGCGGCAAGCGCATCGCCCACCGTCTGGTTCCTTCAACTGACCTAAAGATACCACCTAGGGGAAGTCGCATCAAACGGTTCAGGTAATTCATGGGTTAGCCATCAATCGCCTTGCGATTGGCGGCTGGCCGAGAGGTTGCCTCGCAACATCTCGGCGCAAGGCACAAAAGCAGCGGAGGGGTGTGGGGGTGCCCACGGCACACGGGAGAACGTTTCGGATTATCTTTTGCCCTGTTGGCTCGCACGTTCCGAGCTCGCCTCAGCCAAGCTCCGTTATTGTTTGTGGCTGTCCCTGCATACGATTAATCCCGCCTGGTCAGGAGCCTTGCGGCGAGGATGCTGAGTTCGTAGAGGGCGAGTAGGGGAATGGCCATTAGGATTTGGGTGAGGGCGTCGGGCGGCGTCAAAATGGCCGCCACGATGAAGATGAGAACGATCGCGTATCGCCTGGCTCTTCTAACCTGATTGAGCGTCACGATGCCTGAGCGGACGAGAAAGACAATTACGAGCGGCAGCTGGAACACGAGGCCGAAGGCGAGAAGGACGCGGGCGCAGAAATTGACGTAAAAAGCCAGCGAGATGTTGGGCGCGGCGATGCCCTGTGCGCTTTTTAGGAAGAACGTGAAGGCATAGGGCAGTATCGTGAAATACGCGAAGAGAATCCCCGCAGCAAAGAGGACCGTGGAGAATATGACGAGCATCAAGCCGGCTTTGGCTTCCTTTTTCTTGAGAGCCGGCAGCACGAATGCCCAGACCTGGTGGATGATCACCGGGAAGGCGACGATCGCGGCTGCCACGAGCGCCACTTTGATATGAGTTACGAAGGCTTCCTGCACTTTAAGTATCGCCAGGGTTCCTTCGGGCGAGAGAGCCCTTTTGATCGGCGCTATGAGCACGAGAAGAATATGGTCGGAGAAAACGTAGGCAACTGCGAATCCGGCAATCACTGCCGCGATGCAAACGATGAGGCGCCTCCTGAATTCGGCGAGATGCTCGACAATCGACATCTTGCCGGAGTCTCGCTCGTCGTCAGCCTGGGGCTGGGCCATCTTTCACTACGAGCTCTCCCCGGCTGCCATCCGCTCTTGCTTGCTGGCCTTGATTATCTGGAAGAAGGATGTTTTGCCGACCCAGCACAGGATGAAGCCGAGTATCGTTACGGGGATGATGGACAGGGCCCACAGCATCAAGGCGTAGCTGGTTGCGACCTGCTCCTGAACGCCAAGCAAGACCATCGCTGCTGCGGCCGCTAGCTGGAATATGCCGATGAACCCCGGCGAGGATGGGAGCATGACGCCGACCGTGAGTATCGCGGTCACGAAGAGGCCCATGTGGATTGGGAGCGTCAGTCCGAACGCGAGCGAAAGCAGCCATGGGCCGATCGCAATTGTGCCCCAAGTCAGAAGCGACCACACAAAGACATTTGCTGCCTGAGCTGGCGTGTTAATCGAGGCGATCCCGTCGGAAAAGGAGAGCAGGGCGTCTGTTACTTTACGAATGGCGGTCTTGGGCGCGAAGAAGAGCACTTTGGAAATGACGAGCTCTGTTTTTTTTGATGCAAACCGCAAGAACAGGAGTATTGACATGATTCCGAGGTACAGAGCGAGCGTCGAGTAACCGAAGTAGCGTAGCCTTTGCTGGGTGATAGCCGCGACTATTCTCTGCATTGGCTCGCTCAATTGGGAGGGGTCTGGTGGCTTGGGAAATGCTGTTACAGTGAGCGCCAAGACGAGGATGGCCAGGACGCAGAAGCCGTCGCAGAGCCGCTCGACGACAATTGTGGCGAAGGTTGATGTTGCGCGGATATTCTCGTTCTTGGCAAGGACATAGGCTCGGACGAACTCGCCGGCACGCATTGGGAAGATATTTGAGGCGGTGAAGCCGATGATGGTGGCCGAGAAAGAGGGGCCAACCGTCACGCGCTTTAGCGGCCTCAACAGAAAGCGCCACCTGACGGCTCTTGCCCAGTAGGTGGTGAAGATCGAGATGAGGGTCAGCAAGAGGAACCCGATTTTGGCCTCCTTCATGGTCTTCCACATCTCGCCGAAATCGCACATTCGGATGAAGTAGTAAAGGCAGCCGGCGCTAATGAGAAGGCCGAGAAGGACCTTCCAGTTTCTGGCCAAAAAGGGCTTTGGTTCGGGAGCAGTGCTTCGAGAGTTCTTCATCGGGTTTTGCTGGAGATCAGGCCATTTTCAACCCGACGACCCAGAATGCAAAGGACATCACAATGATCATTCCCCACAGCAAGCCTTTTCTGGGCAAAAACTTATTATCCTTCGTGAAGGCTGTGAAGATGAACACAATCGTCGAAGTAACCCACCCGGCGAAGCCTGCTACACACAATGCTGCCCAAATCTGAGACAATCTCATTCTCCTAGCGCAATCAGGGAGAGAAACGCACCCGGCACATCCAGTATGACGCAGAAGTATATGTGCCCGCCGCCTAGGCTGTCAAGAAGTGTGGGACTCCCCAATAATCAGATTGAAGAGGGGAATGTTGCGGCCGCGTCGGGGACGGGGCGCATGGGATTCTGCCCGAAAGGGCACACCACAGGTAGCCGCAGGCGTCAGCCTGACGGTAAAAGAGAGCTCCTATGCCGCGAGGATAACCCTCCCGTTGCATTGCATGCACGGCTACCCACGGTATCCCCTGTCGGGGATTGCAGCCTCGCTCCCTCATTTACACCCGCCAAGTAAAGGAAGCAGCAGTCCGGACTGCAACATGAACTCATCTATCTACGTGTCAGGCAACTTCAAGAGACAACTTCGCGCACGGTCAATCTGACTATTGGGGACTCCTCGGTCAAGGGTCGAGGCGAGATTTACCTTGAGTTTTCAACCTCCGCTTACGATAAGGCTTGCCGGTTATAGTAGATTTTTTAGCTGTTGAAACAGATGAGGGACTGTTGTGCTGAAGACCTGGAACTACGGAGGGGTCATCGTCCTTGAGTTGGGCGGTGTTGTCAACGTAACTAACACGCGGAACATCTTCGGCCAGATAAAGCACTTGGTTGAGGACCCGTCCGTCCATAGGATCGTGTTCGACATGTCAGGCGTGCTTCGGGTTGACAGCTCAGGCCTCGGACTACTCGTCAGGATAGCCAAGACGCTCCAGGCGCACAACGCGCAGCTGTGCTTGGCGGGCGTTTCAGGTCCAGTTGCAGAGGTTCTCGAGCACACTGAACTTGATCGTTTTTTCAAGATGGCCCAAGACGTCGATGAGGCGGTCGAGATGTTGGAGCGCGACTCAGGGTCAGGCCACGCCGGCAACTTCATTCCCGATCGCCGGTCTGGTGAGAATCTGGCGGATGGCTTCAGAAAACTCCTCAGGTCCATCAGCCCAACGGTATCTGACGACGAGATCAATGATCTGATAGCGTCAATACAGCAGCTGGAGAAGTGGGAGAGCATGATGGGGCTTTTGGTCGAAGCTTATGATAAGGACCTTCTGGCGAAGGCGGACGAGATCGCAACCAAAAGACTCTCCGTCATACGTGAGGTTGCGATCGGTTTGAGCCACGAAATTAACAATCCCTTGACAGTAATCCTCGCGACGAGCGAGCTGTTGGAGAGAAAGCTCTCCGGCGGCGTCGAAAACGGCGTCCTACAACGACTCAGGTCGATCCAGTCGCAGTGCGAGCGCATCAAGGAGATCGTGGCGAAGGTCTCGGCGATCGTTAAGCCCGTCTCAAGTGAATACTACTGCGGGATGAAGATGATCGACGTCCACAAGTCTGCCTAGCCTGCGCCTCACTCCTCTGATATGACCGCACCTGCATTAAGGGTGCAGCAAGCGGCACCCCTTGTGATTTCATAGCGCCTTCGATCTTTCCTCATTTTCTCATGTCCATTCGTCCCCGTCCGTGGTTGAATCAGCTCTTATGGAACGCATACCTCTGTCAAATGAGCCAGCAGGACTCACCCGCGTGCTGCGGGTCATAACGCAGCTCTCTCGCGGTGGGGTCGAGGCGAAACTCGCGTCGCTTCTGCCGCTCTTGCGAGACCGGGGCTTTGATGTGGCAGTCTGCTGCATCAAGGAGGCAGGCTCGCTTGCGGGGCGACTCGCCCAGGCGGGGGCACGCGTTCACGTCTGCCGCGTTCGCTCGCGCCTCGACCCGGTCGGGATTTTCGGCCTCGCCCGGTTCATCAGGCGGCAGCAGACCGACATCGTCCACACGCACATGTACGCAGCGAACATCACCGGGACGCTCGCCGCGCGCCTCGCCGGCGCTCCTGTCATTATCTCGAACGTTCACAATGTTGGGAAGTTCCGAACGAGGCGCCAGGTTATTCAAGATCGGTTCGTGGCGCGTTTTCGCGACGCAACCGTCTGTGTGTCTGAACGTGTGAAGCAGGACTATCTGGAGGCTACTGGTCTTTCAGGACGAGACATTGTTGTGATCTATAATGGTGTTGATACTGAGAGATTCAGGCCCCGTGAGCTCTGGCGTGCTGGGAAGCGCAGCCCAAGCAGCGAGGTGAGAGCCCAGCTTGGGATCGGAGATGACGAGCAGCTCGTGGTTGCTGCTGGCCGGCTCATCCCACAGAAGAGACCTGAGCTGCTGCTCTCGGCTTTTGCAATTGTCCATGAGTCGCAGCCCGGGACGCGGCTGTTGGTTCTTGGGAGCGGCGAGCTTCACGATTCGCTCGTCGAGCTTTCGAGAAAACTTGGGATTGCGCACGCCGTCATATTCGCGGGTTACCGCAAGGACGTGGCCGAATGCCTTGCCGCCTCGGACGTATTTGTGTCATCCTCAGCAAAAGAGGGCTTCTCCAATGTGCTGTTGGAGGCGCTGGCCACGGGACTTCCGGCGGTTGTAACCGACGTCGGCGGCAACCGGGAGGCGGTTCGGGACGGCCAGGAGGGATTTCTGTGCGAGCCGTGCGCGGAGGGGCTTGCCGAGCGAGTTGTGCGCATTTTGACCGATGCTGAGCTTCGGAAGGAAATGTCGAGAAACGCAAGGAGCCGTGCGATGGAGTTCGGATTGGAGCGGATGGCGGATCAGACCGCGGCGCTTTATGAGCGGCTCCTTTCGCGGGGAATAGAGCGGGCGTCAGATGGATAACACGTTTGTTTTTGTGGCCGATCTCATGCTGCGAGGATTGACCACGTTCTTCTACGAATTAAGCGGCATGTTTTTCTCCCACTTCATACAATTCATGTTCGCCGTCCTGATCCTCGTGATGGTCAACATCGAGCGCAAGCGGACACACAGTAGGGAGTACACCTATCTGACGCTCGGGTTCATAGTGCTGATGTCCCAGGAGTATCTCAACTGCTCGGTCTTGGGTCTGCGAGTGATCGCTCACCTCTCTCCGGTGGAGCAGTATTCCGTCCTGCTAGATAGAGTGCTGGAGCTTTTCGCGCTGATAATCCTGACTACGGCCTTTCTGTATCCGGTGACCAGGCGGAAGATGTTTCTGCAAAAGATCATGGTCTATAACCTTCTATCCGCTGTCGGTATATCGCTGGCGGTGTTTGTCTCGTTCCATTTGCAGCAGCCACCTGTCGCCTTCGCTCTTCACTGGGGTTGTTGGCTCATCGCATCTCTCGATCTCGCGCTTCTGGCTGCGATCGTGTTCTACACCCTACTTGCGGGACGCAAATCGACGTGGCTTATCGTCGCTGCCGCATTGCTGTGGGCATTCGCGCAGGCGTGCATATTGCGGAACGTTCTTGGGTTCGAGGGCCGAGATTCTACGCTTGTGATGCTCAGCGAGACCGTCCCGATCTTCGTCTATGCGCTGCTGGTTCTCGCCATCTACAGGCAAATAGCCAGGCAATACATTAGCTTGCACCTTGCCACCCTGAAGAGCAAGCAGCGACTACAGGCGATTTTTGACGGCATAACTGATGGGATAATCACGCTGGACAAGAACCTGGGAGTCCTCAACGTAAACGAGAGTGAGCAGAGACTCCTGGGCCTTCCGGTAGAAGAGATAGTTGGCAAAAAGTGCCACGAGCTTTTCCAAAGAGGCGACCGACCATGCCCAAACTGCCCAGCGCTCACCACGCTCAGATCAGGTAAAAAGGCCTCCGCGGCGTTTCATGCTCCGAGGAAGGAGGGCGAGGAACCCTCGTTCCTCGAGGAGGAGGTGTTTCCGCTCTTCAACCAGGAGGGCGAGGTCGAGCAGGTAATACTTTACATCAAAGACACCACCGACCGGCACAAAATCGAGGACCGCATGAGGTCGCTCGATCGCCTCGCAGCGGTCGGCGAGATGGCAGCTCGGATAGCACACGAAATTCGCAACCCACTTGAGGCGATAAGCGGCTCCGCTGAGTATCTCGGCCAGACAGTAGATAGCGACTTGGTCAGGGAGTTCACCAAGATAATACGTGACGAGTCCAGGAGGCTTTCCAGCCTCACGAGGAATCTGCTCGACTACTCGACCCGCATCAACCTGAACCCCAAACTGAGCAACATCAACTACCTCGTAATGGATACCAAAAAACTCTTGAAGACCGAGTTCGACGAGGCGCAAGCAAAATTGAAGCTGCAACTTGACAGAGACCTGCCGGACACTCTCTTCGACCCCGGCCTGATCAAGCAGGTCCTGATAAACCTCGTAATCAATTCATTGGAGGCCGCGAAATCACCGGCCGTGGTTGTTTTGGGCACGCGCCTCAATCGCGACGGGCTCGGCGTCGGCGGGGCAGAGGGCCAAGAGCCGGTGGTGAGCGAGTTTATGTCGCTTGGCCCCGCACATCAGGTCGTTGGAGACGACGGACTGAAGGCCCGGAAGCACATCGCAATATACTGTCGCGATTTCGGCAAGGGGATGACTGAGAAGAGCATCGAGACCATCTTCAACCCATTCGTTACGAGCAAGGCCAAAGGCTCTGGGCTGGGACTTGCCACGAGCGAGAGGATTGTCTCGGAGCACAACGGGATGATCGAGGTCTATTCGCGCCTCGGCAAGGGGACGCTCTTCGTGGTCAGGTTGCCGTTCATAAGGGATGTGAACAGTTTCGGCTGACTGGGCCAGCCCCGCAGACCACCAAGCGTCGCGGACACCGGCCCATGTGCCGTCCATTTGCCGCTCGTGTCGACGTCAACCAGCCAGTAATCGTAGCTGACGCCCGCCTCGACGTTGCGGTCAACGAATCTGTATGAGGCGCCCGAGGCCGCCGTGCCCTCCGCTGCGATCAGATCGCCCACCTGCACGTAGTCGCTCGCGCCCGCAATCGCCCGATAGATAAGGAAGCCGGCGTTGTCGATCTCGGCGCCCGTCTGCCAGCGCAGCACGATGCTTGAGCCATGCGGCCGCGCCTCGAACGACACGAGCTCGATGTATGTGCAGCCGTGATATTCATAGTGGTAGCCCATATCAACGGTGTTGATGTCTAGAAAGCCGTTTACAGCGGTCGAGTATTCCTCGTTGTCCGCTCCGCCGAATGGATCGCTGCTGGGGTCTCCGGCGTCGATACATAGACTCCACTGAGCCTCGGGCCATCCGGCGCCGTCGTTCTCCTGCTTCAGGAAATACCCGTCATAATTGGTTTCCCCACCTCGTGAGCAGAATCGTGGGTCATTGTCAATGTTCCCAGTGCCTGCCCAGCCACCTTGAACATCGGAGTATGTGACTGTAACAGAACCGGGGCCGGCGATCTCGTCGGGCGAATTGCCCCAAAGAATCGAATTCTTCACCTCGGGTTCACAATCAGTATCCGCGTAAACCGCACCGCCACCATTAGCATTCGAGGCGCTGTTGTCAGCTAGGGTGCAGTTTCTGATAATCGGTGAGGATGGGGCGTACCCTGAACCAGTGCCTCCTTTGGAGCAGTATATACCACCCCCAGCGCCCTCAGTATCACCATCACCGTATTTCTCACCGGTTGCTTGATTCTGTTTGATGATGTTGTTTGTGATCGTCGGAGAGCTGTTGTCTAAGCAGCATATTCCGGCCCCGGCGCCGCAGGAGCGCTCTATGGAGTTGCTAGTGATTTGGTTGCTGTGAATCGTCGGCGATGACTGATAGCAGTATATGCCGCCGCCATATATTTCGGCCACGTTCCCCGCTATGATGTTGTTTTCAACGGTGGGGGAACTATACTCGCAGCAAATTCCGCCTGAGTTGCCAGTGATTTCGTTGCTTCTGATTGTGGGCGAACTTTCCTCGTTGCAGTATATCCCGCCCCCGGCGCCGCTGGAGCGCTCTACGGAGTTGCCAGTGATCTGGTTCTTCTCAATCATGGGCGAGCTGTTGTCCAAACAGCCTATCCCGGCGCCACACATTTCGGCCACGTTCTCCGCTATAGTGTTGCTGTCAATCGTCGGCGATGACTGATAGCAGTATATGCCGCCACCATAGCAGTAAGCGCTGCCGGAGGCCTCATTGTGTATGATATTATTCCCCGTGATCGTCGGATTAGAATAGGCGAAACAGGATATCCCGCCACCATGGCGTTCCGCGCAGTTGTGAGTAATCGTGTTATTTTCAATACTCGGCGAACTCAAATAGCAGCAGATTCCGGCACCCTCAGCACCTGATGTGTTCTCGCTGATGACGTTGTGTGAAATCGTCGCAGGACCGCTGCTGCCTAAGTATATGCCACCGCCGTAGCTATACGGCGATGAGCTTTCTGTTACGAGATTACTTGTGATAGTGTTGTTGGTGATCGTCAGGTAATCGCAGGCGGCGCAGAAGATTCCGCCACCTTTATACCTGGCAGTGTTGGAAATTATGGTGTTGTTCTGAATCGACACCGAACAAGACCAGGCGCAGTATATGCCCCCGCCAGTCTTGTCGGGAGCACTGGTACTGTCTGCCCGGCCTCCTGTTATCGTAAACCCTTCTATCGTCAGGTCGTTCACCGTATCGCAGTAGATCACATGATATGCGTCATCCTCCGCGTCAAGGATCGTTGTGTCTCGGTTCTCGCCCAACAGCGAGACCCAGCTCTCCATATAGAGGGGGAACGTCTCCCCGTTGTATGGGGGGGTTGAGGCGG from bacterium includes:
- a CDS encoding AAA family ATPase, whose protein sequence is MSPKKKKKTKPKPLDLKLTLENFGPLRKAEIDLKPLTIFIGPNNSGKTYVATMFYSLWKALQIVSVYAVMPARVLRIREKASHQFSFSADPSGAEWFKSYDAFLKSLAPDLIAFGDGGLDIAGFLSRFFPKLLDDQQELLRKNIAGQIGTSFSTKGSDLARSGQKRFQLLCRTRHLDLKYDSGSDVGEIRIGGNEKLLHALVAENKLSSICDRIKAVANDKHEADLAHDEEIAFLLAHLARTAQFGFWHDFLEAFGEERRRLHKREFHYLPAPRSALLEVYKPLVSGVFRQMGEAGHERSEIPTITGVTSNFMTFLTHLPQPEGPFAKMEIQMSDDLIQGRIVLEVAHPNLPPTFLYEFEGGKIPLYRASSSVSELAPLFLYLRYAIKPGDALIIDEPEAHLHPANIRVLAKYLVKLVREGVNLIITTHSDYLFGQINNYILRGELRAKRFKEKSDDLPDVYLNHDEVGAYLFKRDNRIKKGTAYRTEELEVTEEGFSEQEFVKVSHAMYDELVDLRRQIDPKEYLDDEW
- a CDS encoding glycosyltransferase; amino-acid sequence: MERIPLSNEPAGLTRVLRVITQLSRGGVEAKLASLLPLLRDRGFDVAVCCIKEAGSLAGRLAQAGARVHVCRVRSRLDPVGIFGLARFIRRQQTDIVHTHMYAANITGTLAARLAGAPVIISNVHNVGKFRTRRQVIQDRFVARFRDATVCVSERVKQDYLEATGLSGRDIVVIYNGVDTERFRPRELWRAGKRSPSSEVRAQLGIGDDEQLVVAAGRLIPQKRPELLLSAFAIVHESQPGTRLLVLGSGELHDSLVELSRKLGIAHAVIFAGYRKDVAECLAASDVFVSSSAKEGFSNVLLEALATGLPAVVTDVGGNREAVRDGQEGFLCEPCAEGLAERVVRILTDAELRKEMSRNARSRAMEFGLERMADQTAALYERLLSRGIERASDG
- a CDS encoding anti-sigma factor antagonist (This anti-anti-sigma factor, or anti-sigma factor antagonist, belongs to a family that includes characterized members SpoIIAA, RsbV, RsfA, and RsfB.), whose amino-acid sequence is MLKTWNYGGVIVLELGGVVNVTNTRNIFGQIKHLVEDPSVHRIVFDMSGVLRVDSSGLGLLVRIAKTLQAHNAQLCLAGVSGPVAEVLEHTELDRFFKMAQDVDEAVEMLERDSGSGHAGNFIPDRRSGENLADGFRKLLRSISPTVSDDEINDLIASIQQLEKWESMMGLLVEAYDKDLLAKADEIATKRLSVIREVAIGLSHEINNPLTVILATSELLERKLSGGVENGVLQRLRSIQSQCERIKEIVAKVSAIVKPVSSEYYCGMKMIDVHKSA
- the tatC gene encoding twin-arginine translocase subunit TatC; its protein translation is MAQPQADDERDSGKMSIVEHLAEFRRRLIVCIAAVIAGFAVAYVFSDHILLVLIAPIKRALSPEGTLAILKVQEAFVTHIKVALVAAAIVAFPVIIHQVWAFVLPALKKKEAKAGLMLVIFSTVLFAAGILFAYFTILPYAFTFFLKSAQGIAAPNISLAFYVNFCARVLLAFGLVFQLPLVIVFLVRSGIVTLNQVRRARRYAIVLIFIVAAILTPPDALTQILMAIPLLALYELSILAARLLTRRD
- a CDS encoding kelch repeat-containing protein, which produces MKTKCLVVLVMVFGLCAALLLAAQKAKRPRFAEITTNKSAPKPRVQPVVVFREKANQLVVFGGRLESLTPLGDLWTLNLKTREWSRIEPKDGDLRKLWLGIGVYDTKRDRMVVTVPLVEKGIETHWYSFSENKWHDASHSGDIPTCRMLTASVYDPKSDSMVFFGGSAWVNPDNTRYRTVYFNDVYSLSLEDFKWKKLETKGDIPEPRDRHSEIYDPKTGSLLVFGGIGTGKGGSEMDFSNVYSLDLAKAEWKKIETKGIVPGLRSGHCAVYDPVRHRMVVFGGQDDFKHKHYLELLALDLTTYEWSQIQPELRMTLQVCGAAAVWDSVQKRALLFGGSQPGRMHMNSVWELVDN
- a CDS encoding lysylphosphatidylglycerol synthase transmembrane domain-containing protein, giving the protein MKNSRSTAPEPKPFLARNWKVLLGLLISAGCLYYFIRMCDFGEMWKTMKEAKIGFLLLTLISIFTTYWARAVRWRFLLRPLKRVTVGPSFSATIIGFTASNIFPMRAGEFVRAYVLAKNENIRATSTFATIVVERLCDGFCVLAILVLALTVTAFPKPPDPSQLSEPMQRIVAAITQQRLRYFGYSTLALYLGIMSILLFLRFASKKTELVISKVLFFAPKTAIRKVTDALLSFSDGIASINTPAQAANVFVWSLLTWGTIAIGPWLLSLAFGLTLPIHMGLFVTAILTVGVMLPSSPGFIGIFQLAAAAAMVLLGVQEQVATSYALMLWALSIIPVTILGFILCWVGKTSFFQIIKASKQERMAAGESS